The Motilibacter peucedani region TTGTAGCCGCCCTGGGTCACCTTGCCCGGTGCGTCGCGCTTGAACTGCGCGACCGAGTCGGCGTCGGGCTGCACGGTGACGAAGCCGTCGCCGATGCGCGTCGCGACCTCGAGCGCCTTGGGCCCGAACGCCGACACGTAGACCTGCACGGGCTCCTCGGGCAGGGTGTAGACCTGCGCGTGCTCGACGGTGAAGTGCGTGCCGTGGTGGGTGACGAAGCCCCCGGCCCACAGCTTGCGCATGACCTCGACGGCCTCCTCGAGCATCTCCAGGCGCACCTCGGTGTTGGGCCACGCGTCGCCGAGGACGTGCTCGTTGAGCGCCTCGCCCGTGCCCACGCCGAGGGTGAACCGGCCCTTGGTCAGGACCTTCGCGGTCGCCGCCGCCTGGGCCAGGATCGCCGGGTGGATGCGCATGATGGGCGCCGTCACCGCCGTCGTGATCGGCAGGCTCGTCACCTGCGAGATCGCGCCGATCATCGACCACACGAACGCGCTCTGCCCCTGCTCGTCGTTCCACGGGTGGTAGTGGTCCGAGATCCACAGCGCCTCGAAGCCCGCCCGCTCGGCGCGCACGGCCTGGTCCAGCAGCTCCTGGGGCGAGAGCTCCTCGCAGGACAGGAAGTATCCGACCTTGGGCATGGGGACGAGACCTCCGGCGTACGGCTGCGGACCCTGACGCCCCTGCACCTCCCCCCGCGCCCCCCTCCCCAACCGCCGTGCGGCTGGCTCGACGTTGATCGCCCTAGCCGATCGNNNNNNNNNNNNNNNNNNNNNNNNNNNNNNNNNNNNNNNNNNNNNNATCGGCCTAGCCGATCAACATCGGGGCCCGTCAGGGCTGGGACTTGGTGCGGTGGAGGAGCCAGTCGCGGTCGGTGCGGATGAGGGCGTAGCGGACGGGGCCGCGTACGCCGTGCAGCACGAAGACGAGCCGCTTGTCGGTGCGGCTCTCCTCCTCCCACCAGCCGATGTCGGCGATGGACTTGTCGGCGTCGGTGTAGGTCAGGTGGTCGAGGTCGTGGTCGGGCACGGCGACGGCGAGGCGGTTCTGGCCGGTGGCCTCGGGCAGGCCGCGGGGCACCGCCCACGAGCGGAGCACGCCGTCCTCCTCGAGCCGCAGGTCGAAGTGCGGCCGCGGCTTGCGGTGGTCGTGCAGCACGAACGCCGGCCGGTCGTCGGTCACCACCGCGACCTCGACCGGAGAGCGGGACGTCGCCGCGCGTACGCAGCGGTGGCCACGAGCGCGAGGCCGCCGACCGCGACCTCCGCCGACGAGCCGTGCACGCCGTCCCGTCGCAGCTCGACGAGGCGGCCGAAGACGTAGTCGTCGTCGGCCGGGGAACGCCGCGGGAGAGCCAGCGCCCGTTCGAGCGCCGCGTCGCGCGGGACGGTGCGGGTGCGCCACCACCGGTCCTGCCAGACGACCGAGTCGGACAGCGGGTCTGCCTCGAGCCGCCACCACGGCCCGAGGCGCTGGACGCCGCCCGGCTCGACCGAGCGCGGGGCGCCGCCACGCTCAGCGCGGACCAGCGCAGCGGCGGAGCCCTCCCGCGGCCACGTCCACCACACTGGCAGTGCGCACGCGGCCACCACCAGCGCGAGCGCCGCGAGCACGACGCGCCGGGGGAGTCGCCGTCGCCGTGCAGCCCGACCAACGACGAGGGCGCCCGCCCCGGTTGGCACCGGCACGGACGCCCTCATGGCGAGGAGCCTCAGCTCTCGCCGAGGGTGTTGCCGGCCCCTGCGGCGCGGATGTCGCCGAGCTGGTACTTCTCGACGGCCTCGCGGGCCGCCTCGGGCTTGACCCCGCCCTGCCTGGCCAGCTGGGCCAGCGTCGCGACCGTGATGGAGGCGGCGTCGACCTTGAAGTGCCGGCGCAGCGCTCCGCGGGTGTCGGACATGCCGAACCCGTCGGTGCCGAGCGAGGTCCAGTCGTGCTGCACCCACGGGCGGATGCCGTCGGGCACGGCCCGCATGTAGTCGGACACCGCGACCACGGGTCCCGGCGCGCCCGCCAGCTTGCGGGTCACGTAGGGCACGCGCTGCTCGCCGTCGGGAGAGAGCAGGTTGGCCGAGTCGCAGTCGAGGGCCTCGCGGCGCAGCTCGGTCCACGAGGTGGCCGACCACACGTCGGCCGACACGCCCCAGTCGTCGGCGAGCAGCTGCTGGGCCTCGAGCGCCCAGGTCAGCCCCACGCCCGAGGCGAGGATCTGCGCCTTCGCCGCGTCGGCGCCGAGGTCGGGCCCCGGTGCATAGCGGTAGAGGCCCTTGAGCAGCCCGTCGAGGTCGAGGTCGGCGGGCTGGGCCGGCTGGAGGTAGGGCTCGTTGTAGATCGTGAGGTAGTAGAAGACGTCCTCGGGGCTCTCGCCGTACATCCGCCGCAGGCCGTCGCGGAAGATGTGGCCCGCCTCGAAGGCGAACGCCGGGTCGTACCAGACGGCGGCCGGGTTGGTCGCCGCGATCAGCGGCGAGTGCCCGTCCTCGTGCTGGAGGCCCTCGCCGTTGAGCGTGGTGCGGCCGGCGGTGGCGCCGAGCAGGAAGCCGCGGCCGAGCTGGTCGCCCAGCTTCCACATCTGGTCGCCGGTGCGCTGGAACCCGAACATCGAGTAGAAGATGTAGATCGGGATCATCGGCTCGCCGTGCGTCGCGTAGGACGTCGCGGCCGCGATGGTCGAGCCCATGGAGCCGGCCTCGGTGATGCCCTCGTGGAGCAGCTGGCCCTGGACCGACTCCTTGTAGGAGAGCAGCAGCGCGCGGTCGACCGCGTCGTAGCGCTGGCCGTGGGGCGAGTAGATCTTCGCCGTCGGGAACAGCGCGTCCATGCCGAAGGTGCGGGCCTCGTCGGGGATGACCGGGACGAAGCGCGACCCGATCTCCTTGTCCTTCATGAGGTCCTTGATGAGCCGGACCAGCGCCATCGTGGTGGCGACCGGCTGCTTGCCCGAGCCCTGCGCCATGGATGCGTACGCGGCGTCCCCGGGCAGCGTGAGCGTGCGCGGGGCGTCCACCCGGCGCGGCACCGAGCCGCCGAGCGCGGCCCGGCGGGCGCGGACGTACTGCACCTCGGGGGAGTCCTCGGCCGGCCGGTAGTAGGGCGGCAGGTCGGCGAGGTCCTCGTCGGTGAAGGGCATCTGCAGGACGTCGCGGAAGCGCTTGACGTCGTCCTTGGTGAGCTTCTTCATCTGGTGCGTGGCGTTGCGCGCCTCGAAGGACTGGATGCCCCAGCCCTTGACGGTCTGCACGAGGATGACGCTCGGGCGGCCCTGGTGCTCGGTCGCAGCCTTGAACGCCGCGTAGACCTTGCGCGGGTCGTGGCCGCCGCGGCGCAGGCTCTTGAGCCGCTCGTCGCTCCAGCCCTCGACCATCGCGGCGAGCTTCGGGTCGCGGCCCCAGAAGTGCTCGCGGAAGTAGGCGCCGGACTCGACCGAGTAGGTCTGCCACTGGCCGTCGGGCACCTCGCCGAGCGCCTCGGTGAGAACGCCGTCGACGTCCTGGGCGAGCAGCTCGTCCCACTCGCGGCCCCAGACGACCTTGATCACGTTCCAGCCCGCGCCACGGAAGTAGCCCTCGAGCTCCTGGATGATCTTGCCGTTGCCGCGGACCGGGCCGTCGAGGCGCTGCAGGTTGCAGTTGACGACCCAGGTGAGGTTGTCGAGGCCCTCGCGGGCGCCGACGCCGAGCGCGCCGAGCGACTCGACCTCGTCCATCTCGCCGTCGCCGAGGAATGCCCACACCCGGCAGCCGGAGACGTCCTTGATGCCGCGGTTGGTGAGGTACTTGTTGAACCGCGCCTGGTAGATCGAGTCGATCGGGCCGAGGCCCATCGACACGGTCGGGAACTCCCAGAAGTCCGGCATCAGCCGGGGGTGGGGGTAGGACGGCAGGCCGCGGCCGGGGCCGGTCAGCTCCTGGCGGAACGAGTCGAGGTCGTCCTCGCTCAGGCGGCCCTCGAGGAACGCACGGCCGTAGACGCCGGGCGACGCGTGGCCCTGGAAGAAGATCTGGTCGCCGCCGCCGGGCGCGTCCTTGCCCTGGAAGAACGAGTTGAAGCCGGTCTCGTAGAGCAGCGCGGACGACGCGTAGGACGCGATGTGCCCGCCGACGCCGACTCCCGGGCGCTGCGCGCGGGTGACCATGACCGCGGCGTTCCAGCGGTTGATCGCCTCGATGCGGGCCTCGAGCGCCTCGTCACCGGGGAACTCCGGCTCGGCCTCGACCGGGATCGTGTTGACGTAGTCGGTGCGCACCAGCGAGGGCAGCCCGATGTCGGACGCGCCGGCGCGCTCCAGCAGCGTGCGCAGGACGAAGCGGCTGCGCTCCGGCCCGGCGTGCGCGACGAGGGCCTCGAGCGAGTCGAGCCACTCCTGGGTCTCCGCCGGGTCCGCGTCGGGGTGCGACGGGGCGACGGTCTGGGCCGGGGAACTGGGTACGCCCACCGGTGTCTGCTTGTCTGCCACGGGTCCAGTGTCCTACCCGACCGCCCCATCCGTCACCACGGGGTCCTCCGGCCGCTGGTGAGAGGCTCCTCGCATGCAGACCCTGGTGCTCCACGTCCCCACCGGCGGGCGCGAGGCGGCCGTCGACCTGACCCGCCGCTGCGCCCAGTTCGTCGCCCAGGCCAGCGGCGGGGGCGACGGGCTGCTCTCGCTGTGGGTGCCGCACGCGACGGCGGGGATCGCGGTCATCGAGACCGGCGCGGGCAGCGACGACGACCTGCTCGCGGCGCTGCGCGACCTGCTGCCGGCCGACGACCGCTGGCGCCACCGGCACGGTACGCCGGGGCACGGCCGCGACCACGTGCTGCCTGCGCTGGTGCCGCCGCACGCCACCGTGCCCGTCCTCGGCGGGCACCTGGCCCTGGGCACCTGGCAGTCGCTGGTGCTCGTCGACACCAACGTCGACAACCCGCAGCGCGAGGTGCGGCTCAGCTTCCTGTCGGGCTGACGGGAGCGCTACTCCTCGCCGTCCGCGCGGCGCAGGGAGGTGGCGCGCAGGCCGTGCTCGCCGGAGACGTACGCGACGGCGACCAGGTCGCCGACCTCGACGTCCCAGCCCTCGACGTCGTCGACGACGTCGGCGCTGACCGCGATCTCGCTCGGCACGCCGTGGGCGACGACCGCGCCGACCCCCTCGGGCGCGTCCCAGCGCACGACGCGTCCGGTGGCGTGCGAGGCGTCGCTGGTGCGGCTCATGGCCCGCATTCTGCCGTCGCGCCCGACCGGCCCGGCACGCCGGGGGAGCGCCAATACGGGCGTTGCGCTTGCGCATCGCTCCGCGTGGGGCGTTGACTACCCCGCAACCGGTCCCCGACCACGGGTGGGGCCACGCACGTGGAGGAGCACGGTGAGCGCGACCGCCGGTCCCACCGAGGGCCAGCGCACCCTGGCGTCCAGGCTCGGCATGCAGCCCGGTCAGGTCGTCCAGGAGCTGGGCTACGAC contains the following coding sequences:
- the aceE gene encoding pyruvate dehydrogenase (acetyl-transferring), homodimeric type gives rise to the protein MADKQTPVGVPSSPAQTVAPSHPDADPAETQEWLDSLEALVAHAGPERSRFVLRTLLERAGASDIGLPSLVRTDYVNTIPVEAEPEFPGDEALEARIEAINRWNAAVMVTRAQRPGVGVGGHIASYASSALLYETGFNSFFQGKDAPGGGDQIFFQGHASPGVYGRAFLEGRLSEDDLDSFRQELTGPGRGLPSYPHPRLMPDFWEFPTVSMGLGPIDSIYQARFNKYLTNRGIKDVSGCRVWAFLGDGEMDEVESLGALGVGAREGLDNLTWVVNCNLQRLDGPVRGNGKIIQELEGYFRGAGWNVIKVVWGREWDELLAQDVDGVLTEALGEVPDGQWQTYSVESGAYFREHFWGRDPKLAAMVEGWSDERLKSLRRGGHDPRKVYAAFKAATEHQGRPSVILVQTVKGWGIQSFEARNATHQMKKLTKDDVKRFRDVLQMPFTDEDLADLPPYYRPAEDSPEVQYVRARRAALGGSVPRRVDAPRTLTLPGDAAYASMAQGSGKQPVATTMALVRLIKDLMKDKEIGSRFVPVIPDEARTFGMDALFPTAKIYSPHGQRYDAVDRALLLSYKESVQGQLLHEGITEAGSMGSTIAAATSYATHGEPMIPIYIFYSMFGFQRTGDQMWKLGDQLGRGFLLGATAGRTTLNGEGLQHEDGHSPLIAATNPAAVWYDPAFAFEAGHIFRDGLRRMYGESPEDVFYYLTIYNEPYLQPAQPADLDLDGLLKGLYRYAPGPDLGADAAKAQILASGVGLTWALEAQQLLADDWGVSADVWSATSWTELRREALDCDSANLLSPDGEQRVPYVTRKLAGAPGPVVAVSDYMRAVPDGIRPWVQHDWTSLGTDGFGMSDTRGALRRHFKVDAASITVATLAQLARQGGVKPEAAREAVEKYQLGDIRAAGAGNTLGES
- a CDS encoding TIGR03557 family F420-dependent LLM class oxidoreductase — its product is MPKVGYFLSCEELSPQELLDQAVRAERAGFEALWISDHYHPWNDEQGQSAFVWSMIGAISQVTSLPITTAVTAPIMRIHPAILAQAAATAKVLTKGRFTLGVGTGEALNEHVLGDAWPNTEVRLEMLEEAVEVMRKLWAGGFVTHHGTHFTVEHAQVYTLPEEPVQVYVSAFGPKALEVATRIGDGFVTVQPDADSVAQFKRDAPGKVTQGGYKVCFGTDKDAAVKTAHRLWPNEQIPGEAAQVLYSPKQFEQVSELVTEDMVRENTVCGNDLDEHLEQFRTFADAGFDEVYVSNIGPEWEGFFSFYEKEVLPKVRDAAATGR
- a CDS encoding DNA polymerase ligase N-terminal domain-containing protein; this translates as MTDDRPAFVLHDHRKPRPHFDLRLEEDGVLRSWAVPRGLPEATGQNRLAVAVPDHDLDHLTYTDADKSIADIGWWEEESRTDKRLVFVLHGVRGPVRYALIRTDRDWLLHRTKSQP
- a CDS encoding YjbQ family protein, encoding MQTLVLHVPTGGREAAVDLTRRCAQFVAQASGGGDGLLSLWVPHATAGIAVIETGAGSDDDLLAALRDLLPADDRWRHRHGTPGHGRDHVLPALVPPHATVPVLGGHLALGTWQSLVLVDTNVDNPQREVRLSFLSG